One segment of Brassica napus cultivar Da-Ae chromosome C3, Da-Ae, whole genome shotgun sequence DNA contains the following:
- the LOC106388389 gene encoding WD repeat-containing protein 11 isoform X1: MSSSSNSILPGPPSRSNLSAADLSTSGLLAFASGPCVSLVDSQSLQLISTVSLPSPLSSASPTVTSLRWAPLPLRRQRGDPFSSQLLIAVGDNLGRIALVDFRVPSVRLWLEQDSDGGVQDLCWVLALPESYIIAAISGSSSLTLYTDSGHVFWKHDSSPEFISCIRCDPFDSTHFCLLGLKGFLLSVKLFGITENDVTSKEFHIQTDSTDLQKLEREALVSSSSSSHSSTAVFPFYSAKFSFSPHWKHIIFLTFPRELVVFDLQYDATLYVVALPREYAKFVDVLPDPNQEFLYCLHFDCRLSIWRRQEGEQVHVLCGIEELIPAIGISAPLPSLLSLLISQLDSTLQNIRKIHSDPVLDASMVDDSFYFSGDDDAFLGFKTHFISISDDGKLWSWILSVKRDKDSSNLQSNDKPLKSSTDTSFEVYVAKSENISTFIDCFYLQKISLMQISLVGQLQLLSSTVTILAVPTPSMTATLARGGNSPAVVVPLVALGTEAGTIDVVDVSANAVAASFSAHTSRIRGLNWLGNSRLVSFSCSRVSTRTGGFINRLAITCLRSGVSKGFRVLQKPERAPIRALKVSSSGRYLLILFRGDPVEVWAMTKSPVMIRSLTLPFTVLEWTLPTIPNSAEKSLSKQPSISSNQETIVSGTPKASDFKVVGTADGQLQDDTSESFAFALVNGALGVFEVYGRRIRDFRPKWPEASFNTFDGLITAMAYRVPHVVTGDKLGNIRWWDVTSGNSSSFNTCKEGIKKIKFSPIYHDSISRGRIFVLFFDNTFSFYDIDSPDPLAISLIRPQIPGSLILELDWLALGTSRFDSLVLCVVGTDGSFRLVEVRVNEKMITQKSHTKPPKEKYRPVPLCTPMLLPVSHALAFRMILQLGVNPSWFNTSSQCIGKRSHSIPERTSSSKDLSSSMIDFPPIGDPAVIEILLKVLEPYRLEGCLLDDEKAKLYSRLVNKGYTARFAFTAAIFGETSEAFFWLKLPCAMNYEANKIKSKISTKHFEEATMLNKITSKGPSVSGFEKIGSLGEGQLKLMAFEQNELWLYASERIPWHENLGGEEAIQNRVHELVSVGNLEGAVSLLLSTSPDSSYFYPNALRAVALSTSVSKSLVELAVKVVAANMVRPDRSLSGTHLLCSVGRYQEACSQLQDAGCWTDSATLAATHLNGSDYARVLQRWATHVMQTEHDIWRGVMLYIAIGAFEQALAAFRKAEQPETAAIFILACQETLANSWSIDDDNADVIAVTKCYELYQEKLVHICMDSPTFLH; the protein is encoded by the exons atgagttcGTCCTCTAATTCTATTCTTCCTGGACCACCTAGCCGAAGCAACTTATCAGCTGCCGACCTCAGCACCTCCGGCCTGCTCGCGTTTGCTTCGGGTCCTTGTGTCTCTCTTGTCGACTCACAGTCTCTGCAGCTCATTTCAACCGTCTCCCTCCCTTCCCCTCTCTCATCTGCAAGTCCTACAGTGACCTCTCTTCGGTGGGCTCCTCTTCCACTCCGTCGTCAGCGAGGTGATCCCTTCTCCTCTCAACTCCTCATTGCCGTGGGTGATAACCTCGGCCGCATCGCTCTTGTTGACTTTCGCGTCCCTTCTGTCCGCCTATGGCTTGAACAAGACTCTGACGGAGGCGTGCAGGATCTCTGTTGGGTATTGGCTCTACCGGAATCCTACATCATTGCTGCCATCTCCGGTTCATCTTCTCTCACGCTTTACACGGACTCCGGACACGTGTTCTGGAAACATGACTCATCTCCTGAGTTCATATCCTGCATCCGCTGCGATCCCTTCGACTCCACCCATTTCTGCCTTCTCGGACTCAAAGGGTTTCTTCTTTCCGTTAAACTTTTTGGGATCACTGAAAACGATGTTACGTCCAAGGAGTTTCACATCCAAACGGATAGCACCGATCTGCAGAAGCTAGAACGTGAAGCCCTTGTTAGTAGCAGCAGCAGTAGTCACTCTTCAACAGCCGTTTTCCCTTTTTATTCTGCGAAATTCTCTTTCTCACCACACTGGAAACACATCATCTTCCTCACCTTTCCTAGAGAGCTTGTCGTCTTTGATTTACAATACGACGCAACCCTCTACGTGGTTGCTTTACCTCGTGAGTACGCCAAGTTTGTAGATGTTTTGCCTGACCCAAACCAAGAGTTTTTGTACTGCCTTCACTTTGATTGCAGGCTCAGCATTTGGCGACGACAAGA aGGGGAACAGGTCCATGTCTTGTGTGGAATCGAAGAGTTGATACCAGCAATTGGTATTTCTGCACCGTTGCCCTCTCTTCTGTCTCTTCTAATCTCCCAGTTGGACTCAACCCTCCAAAACATTAGGAAGATCCATTCAGATCCTGTTCTGGATGCTTCAATGGTCGATGATTCTTTTTATTTCAGTGGAGATGATGATGCTTTTCTTGGGTTCAAGACACATTTTATATCTATATCTGATGATGGTAAATTATGGAGTTGGATTTTGAGCGTCAAAAGAGATAAAGACTCTTCTAATCTTCAGAGTAATGACAAGCCACTAAAGAGCTCAACTGATACATCTTTTGAGGTATATGTGGCCAAATCAGAAAACATCTCTACCTTTATAGATTGTTTCTATTTACAGAAAATCTCTTTGATGCAGATCTCTTTAGTTGGACAACTGCAGCTTCTCTCGTCAACAGTGACTATTCTTGCGGTACCAACCCCTTCAATGACAGCAACATTGGCTC GTGGAGGGAACTCTCCTGCTGTAGTAGTACCTCTCGTAGCTTTGGGAACTGAAGCTGGCACAATTGATGTTGTTGATGTGTCTGCAAACGCAGTAGCTGCAAGTTTCTCTGCACACACCAGCCGTATCAGGGGTTTAAATTGGCTAGGAAATTCGAGACTCGTTTCATTCTCTTGTAGTcgg GTGAGTACACGAACAGGTGGATTTATTAATAGGCTCGCCATCACATGTCTTAGGAGTGGCGTTAGTAAAGGCTTTCGAGTTTTGCAAAAACCAGAGCGAGCTCCCATAAGAGCTCTAAAGGTTTCATCTTCTGGGAG GTATCTTCTTATTTTATTCCGTGGTGATCCGGTAGAAGTGTGGGCAATGACTAAAAGTCCAGTGATG ATTAGATCACTAACTCTTCCATTTACGGTTTTGGAATGGACGCTCCCAACTATTCCAAATTCAGCTGAAAAGAGCCTCTCAAAACAGCCTTCTATCTCTTCTAACCAAGAAACAATTGTCTCTGGAACTCCAAAAGCATCAGATTTTA AAGTTGTTGGCACTGCTGATGGACAACTCCAAGATGATACTTCAGAAAGTTTTGCATTCGCACTAGTAAATGGTGCACTTGGCGTTTTTGAAGTTTATGGACGAAGGATTCGAGATTTCAG acCGAAATGGCCGGAAGCTTCTTTCAATACTTTTGATGGGTTAATTACGGCTATGGCATATCGCGTGCCTCATGTT GTCACAGGTGACAAGTTAGGAAACATACGGTGGTGGGATGTAACATCCGGTAACTCTTCATCGTTTAACACATGCAAAGAAGGAATAAAGAAGATCAAATTTTCACCCATCTATCATGACAGTATTAGCAGAGGACGGATCTTTGTGCTATTTTTTGACAACACCTTCTCCTTCTACGATATT GATTCGCCGGATCCATTAGCCATTTCCCTTATAAGGCCTCAAATACCTGGCTCCCTTATACTTGAACTTGATTGGTTGGCCCTGGGAACTAGCCGATTTGACTCCCTTGTATTGTGTGTTGTTGGAACTGATGGTAGCTTCCGCCTGGTCGAGGTCCGCGT AAATGAAAAAATGATAACCCAAAAATCCCACACAAAACCTCCCAAGGAAAAATATCGTCCAGTACCTTTATGCACTCCTATGCTATTGCCTGTATCACATGCCTTG GCATTTCGGATGATCTTGCAACTGGGGGTAAATCCATCTTGGTTCAACACATCTAGTCAATGTATTGGAAAACGATCACATTCTATTCCGGAAAGAACTTCGTCTTCTAAAGATCTTAGCAGTTCCATGATTGATTTCCCACCAATCGGAGACCCTGCCGTGATAGAAATATTGCTTAAAGTACTAGAACCATATCGTTTAGAAG GCTGCCTACTAGATGATGAGAAAGCAAAACTGTACTCCAGACTAGTAAATAAAGGTTATACTGCAAGATTTGCATTCACGGCTGCCATTTTTGGAGAAACTTCCGAGgcatttttttggttaaaactgCCTTGTGCTATGAACTATGAAGCCAACAAAATTAAAAGCAAGATTTCCACGAAGCATTTTGAAGAGGCAACTATGCTAAATAAAATTACATCAAAGGGACCCTCAGTTTCAGGATTTGAGAAAATTGGTTCTCTG GGTGAAGGCCAGCTAAAATTAATGGCTTTTGAACAAAATGAATTATGGTTATACGCTAGTGAACGAATCCCGTGGCACGAGAATCTAGGAGGGGAAGAGGCCATTCAGAACCGAGTACACGA ACTTGTATCAGTTGGGAACTTGGAAGGTGCGGTCAGTTTGTTACTCTCCACTTCTCCAGATAGCTCTTATTTCTACCCCAATGCACTGCGTGCTGTTGCTTTATCTACTAGCGTGTCCAAATCCCTCGTTGAGCTAGCGGTGAAG GTAGTTGCAGCCAATATGGTAAGACCAGACAGATCACTTTCTGGAACTCATCTTCTCTGCTCAGTTGGAAGATACCAAGAAGCATGCTCCCAG TTACAAGATGCTGGTTGTTGGACGGATTCTGCTACATTGGCAGCTACGCATTTAAATGGATCTGACTATGCAAG AGTGTTGCAGAGGTGGGCAACACACGTCATGCAAACTGAACATGACATTTGGAG GGGTGTGATGCTATATATAGCGATAGGAGCATTTGAGCAAGCTTTAGCAGCATTTCGCAAAGCTGAGCAGCCCGAGACAGCAGCTATTTTCATTTTAGCTTGCCAGGAAACTCTAGCAAACAGTTGGAGCATTGATGATGACAATGCAGACGTGATAGCAGTTACTAAATGCTATGAGTTGTATCAGGAGAAGCTGGTGCATATATGCATGGATTCACCAACTTTTCTTCACTAA